The Parolsenella catena region GGCCCGGACGCCCTCAAACACTCAAGTAGCGCCTTGTCGACGGCTAAAACAGCTTCCCGCGGGAAGCATCTACTCAAATCACATCGTTCGTCCAACGCAACCCCATCTCGATCGGTGACAGCGCAAGACTAACGATCGGCGACGATCAAAGGCTGAGGATCAGGGTCGATCCACAACCTCTACGATCTGACCCTAGCTTGTCAGATATCGATAGGTGTCCTTATCCACGGCGTGATCGAGCGTGAACGAGATGCGAAGTATGGGAGCCACCTTACCGCTGGAATCCGGCTTTTGCTCCTCGGTGATGTCATCGGCGGAGAACGAGAGCGTGCCCAGATAGTAATGGTCCTGGCCCTCGGAATCGTCCTTCTTAACGAAGAGATGAATCCGCTGCACAGACGCATCAAATGAGCTCAGCTTCTGATAGTCCTTGCTCTTGAGGCTTCTGTTGCTCTGCGAGAACCAGATGAAGCGAGAACGCGACTCAAACTCATCCTCATACTTCACGCTATCCGAGACTTCGTCAGACTTCCGATAGGTAACGAAGATGGGCCAATCGTTTGTCTTGAACGAGTAGCCATTGATAGTCCCGTGCTCGTCATTGTCCCAGCACAACAAGCGGCAGGCATCGGCTCGCGAGTAACGCTTGCCTCGACAAAGTCGCTGGTCTTGGTCATGGCCCACGGAATACTCTGACTTGTACAGGCCAAGCCCATACTCGATTACGTCGTTGAGCTGACGGACGAACTCACGGTCTTCAAGGGCAGCAACAAATCCAGGCGAGCGCCCGATGAAATCGCCATAGAGCGGTTCACAGGCAGGCTTAAGTTTGCTGCGCGTAGAGGCATTGAAGAACTCGAGCGAAAGAATCCGAACGGAACTCCTCGCCTCGCGCTCGTATGTCTCGGCGGCGCAGACGTCCTGACCGCAAACCCTGTCAAAGGCTCGAAGGATCTCAACACATTCTGGGAGCGTAGCGTCTCCCCGCATGAGCTCCCGAAGTACGAGAAGCTCTGCAGCACGCTTTCCATCCGCAAGCTTCTCGGAAACAAATCGCAGGTATATGACCTGTTCCGGCGCGAATCGAATCGTATAGTCCTTCTCGTAACGCTCAAGAAGCGAGTGATAGCAACCAAAGTTGCTGTTCTCAAAGACAAGCCTGGGAGACACCTCGGCTAGCTGGGCAAAGTTGGCAAGCGTCGGGATGTGGCCCATCCTCATGCGCAGGTTACGATAGGCACGGCCAAGAGAAGCAACCGAGTTGAGATTAGCCTTGTTGACGCTTCTCAGCACGCGCTCGCGCGAGATCTCATCAAATTGAATGACCGTGGGTCCCACGATGGTGTTGCCGCCATCGGCGACAAGTCGGCGAAGCTTCTCGCGCTCAAGCGAGCGATCTCCGTACAGAGCCACGGGGATGTTGTAGTTCGACTTGTAGTTGCCCACGAAGTCGATGACCGTCACGAACTCCTTTTGTTCGTCAATGCGCAGGCCGCGTCCGAGCTGCTGCACAAAGACGATCGCGGAATCCGTCGGGCGCGCGAGAATGACCTGGTTCACCGTGGGAATGTCCACGCCCTCATTGAAGATGTCAACGGTAACGATGAACTCAAGCGCATCGTCGCTGTCCTCGTCCCGCTCAAGGCGACTGATGGCGCGCTCGCGCTCCTCATCAGTGGACGCACCCGACAGGCAGAGCGCCTTGCGCCCAAGGGCACAAAGCCGCTCGGCAACCGCTTGGGCCTCGTCGATGCGCGAGCAAAACACGAGGCACTTAAGACGAGGACCCGAGAACCCATACTTGTCGGACTGTTCGGCAATCCTCTCGGCGAGCGCGTTGGGATCAGCGGCTACGTTGTCGCCCGTCTCGTCACCCGTTGTCACGCCAAAATAGTGAAACGGCGTCACGAGATGGTTCCCGATGGCGTCGTTGAGGCGAATCTCAAACGGCACGACATGGTTGAACAGGGCGAATACGTCAACGTTGTCGTTTCGCTCCGGCGTGGCGCTCATGCCGAGCAGAAACTATGGCTTGAAGTATTCAAGGATGCGCTGGTACCCAGCGGCGCCAGCCCTATGCACCTCGTCGACAACGATGTAGTCGAACTCATCGGGCGCGAACTGCGTATAATTGCCCGGTCGAGACAGCGTCTGCACAGTCGAGAACAGAGCCGTGGCATCCGTATCACGGTGCCCACCCGTCAAAAGGCCATATGTGTAGCGACCGCCAAGAACGCGACGGAAGCTCTTGAGTGCAGAGGCCGCAATCCTCTCTCGATGCACCACGAACAGCACACGACGAGGAGCTGGGTCAACTTGACGAACGTCAAGGGCGGCAAGATAGGTCTTGCCCGTACCCGTAGCAGAGATGACGAGCGCACGGGGCTCCTCGTCACGACGGACCTCGCGAAGTGCACGAAGCCCCTGCTTCTGCATGGCATTAGGCTCGATGACATCTTCCGCGGTAGTTTCCGCGGCGTCAACGACCTTTGCCTTGGCTTCCCTTGCCTTCTTAAGCCTGTACTTCTCCGTGTAGGCGGCAAGGAACTCCTCCGTGAGCTCGTACGTCTCCGGGCTGTTCCAGATCTGCTCATAGGTTGCCTTGGCATCCTCGACAAGCGATCCCTGTTCCGTTGAGCAGAGCGCAACGTTCCACTCCATGTTGTTCTTGAGCGCATACTGCGTGAGGTTCGAGCTACCCGTCACGAGGGTCGTGATGCCCTTTCGAATGAAGAAATAGCTCTTGACGTGGAGCCCCGCATGCTCGGAGTTGTAGACGCGCGTCTCTATGTTCTCGTAGTGCATGAGACGCTTGAACGCGCGCGGCTCGCTAAACGTAAGGTAGGTGCCCGTGATGATTCGACCTCGAACGCCACGACGCTCGAGCTCGTCAAACG contains the following coding sequences:
- a CDS encoding DUF3427 domain-containing protein: MSATPERNDNVDVFALFNHVVPFEIRLNDAIGNHLVTPFHYFGVTTGDETGDNVAADPNALAERIAEQSDKYGFSGPRLKCLVFCSRIDEAQAVAERLCALGRKALCLSGASTDEERERAISRLERDEDSDDALEFIVTVDIFNEGVDIPTVNQVILARPTDSAIVFVQQLGRGLRIDEQKEFVTVIDFVGNYKSNYNIPVALYGDRSLEREKLRRLVADGGNTIVGPTVIQFDEISRERVLRSVNKANLNSVASLGRAYRNLRMRMGHIPTLANFAQLAEVSPRLVFENSNFGCYHSLLERYEKDYTIRFAPEQVIYLRFVSEKLADGKRAAELLVLRELMRGDATLPECVEILRAFDRVCGQDVCAAETYEREARSSVRILSLEFFNASTRSKLKPACEPLYGDFIGRSPGFVAALEDREFVRQLNDVIEYGLGLYKSEYSVGHDQDQRLCRGKRYSRADACRLLCWDNDEHGTINGYSFKTNDWPIFVTYRKSDEVSDSVKYEDEFESRSRFIWFSQSNRSLKSKDYQKLSSFDASVQRIHLFVKKDDSEGQDHYYLGTLSFSADDITEEQKPDSSGKVAPILRISFTLDHAVDKDTYRYLTS
- a CDS encoding DEAD/DEAH box helicase family protein → MSRLLDELRSLREGDEFWFVVAFVKLSGIQLLLQTFDELERRGVRGRIITGTYLTFSEPRAFKRLMHYENIETRVYNSEHAGLHVKSYFFIRKGITTLVTGSSNLTQYALKNNMEWNVALCSTEQGSLVEDAKATYEQIWNSPETYELTEEFLAAYTEKYRLKKAREAKAKVVDAAETTAEDVIEPNAMQKQGLRALREVRRDEEPRALVISATGTGKTYLAALDVRQVDPAPRRVLFVVHRERIAASALKSFRRVLGGRYTYGLLTGGHRDTDATALFSTVQTLSRPGNYTQFAPDEFDYIVVDEVHRAGAAGYQRILEYFKP